From one Planktothrix sp. FACHB-1365 genomic stretch:
- a CDS encoding Calx-beta domain-containing protein → MSLDTFNSGNLFFSPLLVMVPDPQTLSSSLGFNLPLGRNSTPEINSLPTANTDLIIGTLFQDNIFALGGNDTVYGLEGNDILGGNQQADLIFGNQGNDSLYGGQDSDTIAGGQDSDLIFGDQGDDLLLGDRGADTLFGNQDNDRIYGGKENDFVTGGEGDDQLFGDLGDDILYGDLGADTVTGGEGNDQFYIGKTMGGFALTEADIIEDFTFNQDSIGLLEGLTFSDLNITQGTGNYGNDTIIQDKNSNEYLAILKNVNSNSLSSDDFIFKASDPTPSPTPDPTPVPTPSPTPSLTPIPTPSPTPDPTPVPTPSPTPSLTPIPTPSPTPDPTPDPTPSPTPSPTPIPTPSPTPDPTPSPTPSPTPSPTPIPTPSPTPDPTPSPTPSPTPIPTPSPTPDPTPIPTPSPTPSPTPIPTPSPTPAPLSILGFSAANFSVNENGTPQVNVSVTRTGNSVGNVGVTVNLNNGTATTPDDYNNSPISVSFTEGDITPKIVTIPIVDDAVVEGDETIALSLGNLIGTAILGTQSSATLTILDNDVLTNPGTLAFSIGNIDINENAGTATVTVNRTGGTDGIIGVNYATSDGNAIAGNDYTATSGTLTFAAGETNQTFTVNIIDDTLVEGNETFNLSLSNITGGAILGTPATSTVTIVENDIANSGIISFSRANFSINENGTPINTITINRTGGSSGLVTAKITPTDGTATAISDYNNTPLTVTFADGDIASKTITIPVIDDTVFEPTEALNLGLTLTAGTATLGTQNTATLQIVDNDPSDNLLLNSATYLGTTGSDSAASVEISPVDNNIIVAGNFNGFGEIQRLQNGNTAPLSNTPLGGLVNDLDVDRDSGEIVAVGDFGIKVYNPTANTVLWSQPGTFNRVAIANDGTVATLNNSTDTVTLWSPTGTLLTSTTLTGTNVNPADIAIDPTTKQVFVTGYNQVSSILQTPFLRGFDSSLNLLWKTWDFTAAEVTGQNLGADTRGERITIGQDGGLYFLGRTDGGNNVFQRNGQNITQALATLVNVDSFNNFSGAGAGAFTFHSKINPNTGTIDQGQFIVTRTSTGANSFTPNSITADEFGNVYIGGSSAFQLQNRPTKTINSQPVGAYTLGEMAVLGLSADYTVRKFWTPLTQTGDADGAKGTINGFTVAKGQAVIFGTVTQPSVPTTTNAINPNPLGGNDAYLATWSV, encoded by the coding sequence ATGAGTCTTGACACTTTCAATTCAGGAAATTTATTCTTCAGTCCGCTTTTGGTTATGGTTCCCGATCCTCAAACCTTATCTTCTTCCTTGGGGTTTAATCTTCCTCTGGGAAGAAATTCAACTCCTGAAATCAATTCTTTACCCACCGCTAATACTGATTTAATTATAGGTACACTCTTTCAGGATAATATTTTTGCTTTAGGTGGAAATGATACGGTTTATGGTTTAGAAGGGAATGATATTTTAGGAGGAAATCAACAAGCGGATCTAATTTTTGGTAATCAAGGAAATGATAGTCTTTATGGGGGTCAAGATAGCGATACTATAGCCGGGGGTCAAGATTCTGATCTGATTTTTGGGGATCAAGGAGATGATCTTTTATTGGGCGATCGCGGTGCAGATACATTATTTGGAAATCAGGATAACGATAGAATTTATGGGGGAAAAGAGAATGATTTCGTTACGGGTGGAGAGGGTGACGATCAATTATTCGGTGATTTAGGAGATGATATTCTTTATGGAGATTTGGGTGCAGATACGGTAACGGGTGGAGAGGGAAATGATCAATTTTATATTGGTAAAACGATGGGGGGATTTGCTCTAACTGAGGCTGATATTATTGAAGATTTTACGTTCAATCAAGATTCTATTGGATTATTAGAAGGTTTGACCTTTAGTGATTTGAATATTACTCAGGGAACTGGAAACTACGGGAATGATACGATTATTCAGGATAAAAATTCTAATGAATATTTAGCAATTCTTAAAAATGTAAATAGCAATAGTCTCAGTTCTGATGACTTTATTTTTAAAGCTTCTGATCCTACACCATCACCAACCCCCGATCCAACACCTGTACCCACACCCTCACCAACGCCATCACTGACTCCAATACCAACACCGAGTCCCACACCCGACCCCACACCTGTACCCACGCCAAGTCCCACACCTTCATTAACTCCAATACCAACGCCGAGTCCCACCCCTGACCCCACCCCTGACCCCACACCCTCACCAACTCCATCACCGACTCCAATACCAACACCGAGTCCCACCCCTGACCCCACACCCTCACCAACTCCATCACCGACTCCATCACCGACTCCAATACCAACGCCGAGTCCCACCCCTGACCCTACACCCTCACCAACGCCATCGCCGACTCCAATACCAACACCGAGTCCCACTCCCGACCCAACCCCAATACCTACACCCTCACCGACGCCATCACCGACTCCAATACCAACACCGAGTCCCACACCAGCACCTCTGAGTATCTTAGGGTTTAGTGCGGCTAACTTTAGTGTTAATGAAAATGGCACACCTCAAGTCAATGTGAGTGTAACTCGGACAGGAAATAGTGTGGGAAATGTGGGCGTTACAGTTAACCTTAATAATGGTACAGCAACCACCCCCGATGACTATAATAATAGCCCCATTTCTGTTAGCTTTACTGAGGGAGATATAACACCTAAAATTGTTACCATTCCTATTGTTGATGATGCTGTAGTTGAAGGAGATGAAACGATTGCTTTAAGTTTAGGTAATCTGATTGGGACTGCTATATTAGGAACTCAATCGAGTGCAACCTTAACAATTTTAGACAATGATGTCTTAACAAACCCTGGAACCTTAGCCTTTAGTATTGGCAACATCGATATTAATGAAAATGCGGGAACAGCTACCGTTACTGTTAATAGAACGGGTGGAACCGATGGAATTATTGGGGTGAATTATGCCACCAGTGATGGAAATGCGATCGCGGGAAATGACTATACTGCAACATCAGGAACATTAACCTTTGCTGCGGGAGAAACCAATCAAACCTTTACGGTGAATATTATTGATGATACTTTAGTTGAAGGGAATGAAACCTTTAATTTAAGTTTGAGTAATATTACCGGAGGAGCGATATTAGGAACCCCAGCCACTTCTACGGTTACAATTGTAGAAAATGATATTGCAAATTCGGGTATTATTTCCTTTAGTCGTGCAAATTTTAGTATTAATGAAAATGGTACACCTATTAACACCATTACGATTAACCGCACGGGAGGAAGTAGCGGTTTAGTTACAGCAAAAATTACCCCAACGGATGGAACAGCAACGGCTATTTCAGATTATAACAATACTCCCTTAACGGTGACATTTGCTGATGGAGATATCGCTTCAAAAACAATTACAATTCCGGTGATTGACGATACAGTTTTTGAACCGACAGAAGCCCTTAATTTAGGCTTAACTCTAACGGCAGGAACGGCAACATTAGGAACCCAAAACACGGCTACCTTACAAATTGTTGATAATGATCCCAGCGATAATCTCCTCTTAAATAGTGCAACCTATTTGGGAACAACGGGAAGTGATAGTGCAGCATCGGTAGAAATTTCGCCCGTTGACAATAATATTATTGTGGCGGGTAATTTTAACGGATTTGGAGAAATTCAACGGTTACAAAATGGCAATACTGCTCCCTTATCCAATACCCCGTTAGGCGGTCTTGTTAATGATTTAGATGTGGATCGAGATAGTGGGGAAATTGTCGCCGTTGGGGATTTTGGTATTAAAGTTTATAACCCCACTGCTAATACTGTTTTATGGTCACAACCGGGTACATTTAATCGAGTAGCGATCGCTAATGATGGTACAGTTGCCACCTTAAATAATAGTACCGATACCGTAACATTATGGAGCCCAACGGGAACCTTATTAACGAGTACCACCTTAACCGGAACCAATGTTAATCCGGCGGATATTGCGATTGATCCAACAACAAAGCAAGTCTTTGTGACGGGGTATAATCAAGTTAGCAGTATCTTACAAACTCCCTTTTTACGAGGGTTTGATTCTTCGTTGAATTTATTATGGAAAACCTGGGACTTTACTGCGGCTGAAGTCACCGGACAAAATTTAGGGGCAGATACACGCGGAGAACGGATTACTATTGGTCAAGATGGAGGGCTTTATTTCCTAGGAAGAACTGATGGCGGAAATAACGTTTTTCAACGCAATGGTCAAAATATTACTCAAGCCTTAGCCACCCTAGTTAATGTAGATTCTTTTAATAATTTCTCCGGTGCGGGTGCAGGAGCTTTCACGTTCCATAGCAAGATTAATCCCAATACGGGAACAATAGATCAAGGTCAATTTATTGTTACCCGCACCAGCACAGGAGCAAATAGTTTTACCCCCAATTCCATCACGGCTGATGAATTTGGTAATGTATATATAGGAGGTTCTTCGGCGTTTCAATTGCAAAATCGTCCGACTAAAACCATTAATAGTCAACCCGTTGGTGCTTATACCTTGGGAGAAATGGCCGTGTTAGGATTATCGGCTGATTATACTGTCCGAAAATTCTGGACTCCCTTAACCCAAACAGGTGATGCAGATGGCGCTAAAGGAACTATAAATGGTTTTACCGTTGCGAAGGGTCAAGCGGTGATTTTTGGGACAGTAACACAACCCTCTGTTCCCACAACAACTAATGCTATTAATCCTAATCCATTAGGGGGAAATGATGCTTATTTAGCCACTTGGTCGGTTTAA
- a CDS encoding Uma2 family endonuclease yields the protein MVITQTSPPNLTPETKTTGFTPDEYRAIEETSEERHEYFNGEIITMSGGSEVHSAIASNLLIYLGFLLRDTDFRLYNSDLRVWIPEYSCGTYTDLMVVDGQPELNSNRTDEILNPIFIVEVLSPSTEAYDRSDKFRKYRSIGSFREYLLVSQTEPYIEQYYNLEHNSNDRWQWQVYDRLDQSIRLHSLNVEFPVAEVYRRITF from the coding sequence ATGGTTATTACCCAAACCAGCCCACCAAACCTTACTCCAGAGACAAAAACCACTGGTTTCACTCCCGACGAGTATCGGGCAATTGAGGAAACTTCCGAAGAACGTCACGAATACTTTAATGGAGAAATAATCACGATGTCGGGAGGTTCGGAAGTTCACAGTGCGATCGCAAGTAACTTGTTAATTTACCTGGGTTTTTTGCTCAGGGATACGGATTTTCGTTTGTATAATAGCGATTTGCGTGTTTGGATTCCCGAATATTCTTGCGGAACTTATACTGATTTGATGGTTGTTGATGGTCAACCCGAATTGAACAGCAATCGTACCGATGAAATCCTCAATCCTATTTTTATTGTTGAAGTCCTATCGCCTTCTACTGAGGCTTATGATCGGAGTGATAAGTTTAGAAAATATCGCTCTATTGGCAGTTTTAGAGAATATTTGCTGGTCAGCCAGACGGAACCCTATATTGAGCAATATTACAATCTTGAACACAACAGCAATGATCGCTGGCAATGGCAGGTTTATGATCGTTTGGATCAGTCAATTCGTCTCCATAGCTTAAATGTGGAATTTCCGGTGGCTGAAGTCTATCGTCGCATTACTTTTTAA
- a CDS encoding alpha/beta fold hydrolase codes for MFPSFLPQSVQRLTEATSIAFAQNLKCKAISTPLREQPIQTIYIHQGTGGTPILLIHGFDSSSFEYRRLLPLLATEQETWSLDILGFGFTERGAEFQFKRSEIMTHLYSFWETLINQPVILVGASMGGAVALDFALWYPAAVKSIVLLDSAGMKPGPVMGKFLLPPFDYLATEFLRNPKVRQAISESAYFDKSFASLDAQLCAALHLEAMGWNQALIRFSKTGGYGKFGKELNDIQQPTLILWGDNDKILGTADAYKFEKAIPHSQLIWIKNSGHVPHLEQPQITAQHILDFARKSTP; via the coding sequence ATGTTTCCGAGTTTTCTACCCCAGTCTGTACAAAGGTTAACTGAAGCAACTTCTATTGCTTTTGCTCAAAATCTCAAATGTAAGGCAATTTCTACCCCTCTACGAGAGCAACCGATTCAAACAATCTATATTCATCAAGGAACGGGAGGAACCCCCATTTTATTAATTCATGGGTTTGATAGTTCTTCTTTTGAATATCGGCGATTATTGCCGTTGTTAGCCACAGAACAAGAAACTTGGAGCTTAGATATTTTAGGTTTTGGATTCACAGAACGGGGCGCCGAATTTCAGTTTAAGCGCTCGGAAATTATGACGCATTTATATTCCTTTTGGGAAACCTTAATTAATCAACCTGTTATTTTAGTTGGGGCATCAATGGGGGGTGCAGTTGCGTTAGATTTTGCCTTATGGTATCCCGCAGCCGTGAAATCTATTGTATTATTAGATAGTGCTGGAATGAAACCAGGGCCAGTGATGGGGAAATTTTTATTACCTCCCTTTGATTATTTAGCGACAGAATTTTTGAGAAATCCTAAAGTTCGTCAAGCCATTAGCGAAAGTGCTTATTTTGATAAAAGCTTTGCCTCTTTAGATGCTCAACTTTGTGCTGCTTTGCATTTAGAAGCGATGGGCTGGAATCAAGCCTTAATTCGCTTTAGCAAAACGGGAGGATATGGAAAGTTTGGTAAGGAGTTAAATGATATTCAACAACCGACCTTGATTTTATGGGGAGATAATGATAAAATATTAGGAACGGCTGATGCTTATAAATTTGAAAAAGCCATTCCCCATTCTCAATTAATTTGGATTAAAAATTCGGGTCATGTTCCCCATTTAGAACAACCTCAAATTACTGCACAACATATTTTAGATTTTGCCAGAAAGTCAACTCCCTAG
- a CDS encoding FHA domain-containing protein: MQIRLSWQNLETGEWRTPVLTPPIALGRVFERMPSTVNGERVSRLVLNGERVSRFHGLITWENGTLMLTDTGSRNGILVNGIPQTRCLLQDGDLLQIAHYNITLSLVTNSFNNLPQNPSQISFSLPTKLPDTDLSAPTVSSANRESFPPPSFVNSLQISVQQLQTLGLQIDEIDYLTIGAGLGSFIWVDLLRISGVKSNQIMALGIDNKPYTHYQQLCLNSQIPPQERLRSNSDSCPDNIWGWPSYALREAYTEAGQGQFLTALKLLWQVFAEPTFAETYTPRSGNVFNSIDREANRIQWSQMYRYGRVKSIRKLTDGRYAIAYSRSTENRRDHGFILARYVQIATGYPAIQFLPDLQAYREQTKDFKTVVNAYENHDYIYQQLEQSGGTVIIRGRGIVASRILQRLYEARQKNSQIQILHLMRSPKAQGNQFEKAKRTVENHFEFQPFNWPKASWGGDLRQQLEAANPQDRLKLLEQWGGTTTARRKDWRNIVNQGLRQGWYRITFGTVERVEPTPNGRTLTTIREQGLNANLQLEADFIIDATGLDAKVNTNPLLNDLVTHYNLPLNALGRLSVTNDFELVEMRNSKDSEDRLGGRIYAAGAITLGGPYAAVDSFLGLQYAALVSVENLASLSTPGLRKLTGWRSLWQWFKWVNNQPPN, from the coding sequence ATGCAAATTCGACTGAGTTGGCAAAACTTAGAAACAGGAGAATGGCGAACCCCAGTTCTAACGCCTCCAATTGCATTAGGACGGGTTTTTGAACGAATGCCTTCTACGGTTAATGGAGAACGAGTTTCTCGTCTTGTTTTAAATGGCGAAAGAGTATCCCGTTTTCATGGGTTAATTACCTGGGAAAACGGAACGTTAATGTTAACGGATACGGGAAGCCGCAATGGAATTTTAGTCAATGGAATTCCTCAAACCCGTTGTCTGCTTCAAGATGGAGATCTCTTACAAATTGCTCACTATAATATTACCCTTTCTTTAGTCACCAATTCTTTTAATAATCTCCCTCAAAACCCATCTCAAATTTCTTTTTCTCTACCTACGAAATTACCTGATACTGATCTCTCAGCCCCCACAGTTTCATCGGCAAATCGAGAAAGTTTTCCGCCTCCATCTTTTGTGAATTCCTTACAAATTTCTGTACAACAATTACAAACCCTAGGATTACAAATTGATGAAATCGATTATCTCACAATTGGGGCAGGATTAGGAAGTTTTATCTGGGTAGATTTATTAAGAATTTCTGGAGTTAAATCGAATCAAATTATGGCATTAGGGATAGATAATAAACCCTATACCCATTATCAACAATTGTGTTTAAATTCTCAAATTCCTCCCCAGGAACGGTTACGCTCAAACTCTGATTCTTGTCCCGATAATATTTGGGGATGGCCGAGTTATGCCTTACGGGAAGCTTATACAGAAGCCGGACAAGGGCAATTTTTAACAGCTTTAAAGCTGCTTTGGCAAGTGTTTGCAGAACCCACCTTTGCCGAAACCTATACCCCCCGTTCAGGAAATGTTTTTAATTCAATTGATCGCGAAGCAAATCGAATTCAGTGGTCACAAATGTATCGTTATGGACGAGTCAAAAGTATTCGGAAACTGACCGATGGCCGTTATGCGATCGCCTATTCCCGTTCCACCGAAAATCGTCGAGATCATGGCTTTATCCTCGCTAGATATGTTCAGATTGCCACGGGCTATCCCGCCATTCAATTTCTCCCGGATTTACAAGCGTATCGAGAACAAACAAAAGATTTTAAAACTGTTGTGAATGCCTATGAAAATCATGACTATATTTATCAGCAGTTAGAACAATCAGGGGGCACAGTAATTATTAGGGGTCGTGGGATTGTTGCTTCTCGAATTTTACAGCGACTTTATGAAGCTAGACAGAAAAATTCTCAAATCCAAATTCTTCATTTAATGCGATCGCCAAAAGCCCAAGGAAATCAATTTGAAAAGGCAAAACGAACCGTTGAAAATCATTTTGAATTTCAACCTTTTAACTGGCCAAAAGCATCTTGGGGAGGTGACTTACGCCAACAATTAGAAGCCGCTAACCCTCAAGATCGGTTAAAGCTTTTAGAACAGTGGGGAGGAACAACTACAGCCCGCCGAAAAGATTGGCGAAATATTGTTAATCAAGGACTGCGCCAAGGGTGGTATCGGATTACATTTGGAACCGTTGAACGAGTGGAACCTACGCCTAACGGTCGCACGTTAACCACCATTCGAGAACAGGGGTTAAATGCTAACCTTCAGTTGGAAGCCGATTTTATTATTGATGCTACCGGATTAGATGCAAAAGTCAATACAAATCCTTTATTAAATGATTTAGTAACCCATTACAATCTCCCCTTAAATGCTTTGGGACGCTTGAGTGTTACCAATGATTTTGAATTAGTAGAAATGCGAAATTCTAAGGATTCTGAAGATCGGTTAGGAGGTCGCATTTATGCCGCCGGGGCAATAACGTTAGGAGGGCCCTATGCGGCAGTCGATAGCTTTTTAGGGTTACAATATGCTGCCTTAGTTTCTGTTGAAAATTTAGCTTCTCTTTCAACACCGGGCTTACGCAAATTGACCGGATGGCGCTCCCTGTGGCAATGGTTCAAATGGGTTAATAATCAACCCCCTAATTAA
- a CDS encoding FHA domain-containing protein, with translation MNELTLTWTEAGHSCTQTLNDQYPSQHPGIVRIGRDPTRCDIVLSHPTVSGLHIEIYFNQAKHNFYLKNLRDTNPPLINHQKLITDEVLLTLGSQIQLGQQQLEVSAVSLGPFLIPPTQLFSPNEPNSQAIFYPNPVQYGLQCSKCDRVSSYQQLNSGCPWCGTSLASAISVVLSTEH, from the coding sequence ATGAACGAATTAACCCTAACTTGGACAGAAGCGGGTCACTCCTGTACCCAAACCCTGAATGATCAATACCCCAGCCAACATCCCGGAATTGTTCGCATTGGACGAGATCCAACACGCTGCGATATTGTATTATCCCATCCAACGGTTTCAGGATTACATATTGAAATTTATTTTAATCAAGCTAAACATAATTTTTATTTAAAAAATTTACGAGACACAAATCCTCCTTTAATTAATCATCAAAAGTTAATAACGGATGAAGTTCTTTTAACCCTTGGGAGCCAGATCCAATTAGGACAGCAACAACTGGAAGTCAGTGCCGTTTCTTTAGGCCCTTTTTTAATTCCCCCAACCCAATTATTTTCCCCGAATGAACCAAACTCTCAAGCAATTTTTTATCCAAATCCTGTACAATATGGTTTACAGTGTTCCAAATGCGATCGCGTTTCCTCTTATCAACAGTTAAATTCAGGGTGCCCTTGGTGTGGAACGTCGTTAGCCTCAGCAATTAGTGTGGTTTTATCCACTGAACATTAA
- a CDS encoding NAD(P)-dependent oxidoreductase → MNKLLITGASGFLGWHLCQLAQTQWQVYGITHSKAININNINLIQSNLTDEQALKTLFQEIQPDVVIHAAAQSQPNFCQQYPELSHQINVTVSLLIANFCAELNIPCVFTSTDLVFNGLNAPYRETDPVSPVSYYGEQKVLAEQGMLERYPRTAICRMPLMFGNVPSHATSFIQPFIQALKDGKELKLFVDEFRTPVSGTTAAKGLLLALETTQGILHLGGKERISRYEFGKLMAEILELPADLIKPCSQAEIKMSAPRPPDVSLESSKAFNLGYQPLSIREELQLLNR, encoded by the coding sequence ATGAATAAACTATTAATTACAGGAGCAAGCGGTTTTTTAGGATGGCATCTTTGCCAACTGGCTCAAACTCAATGGCAAGTTTATGGGATTACCCATTCTAAAGCTATTAATATTAATAATATTAATTTAATTCAATCCAATTTAACAGATGAGCAAGCTCTTAAAACTCTATTTCAAGAGATACAACCGGATGTAGTGATTCATGCTGCGGCTCAATCTCAACCCAATTTTTGTCAACAATATCCTGAACTATCCCATCAAATTAATGTTACAGTTTCCCTTCTAATTGCTAACTTCTGTGCAGAATTAAATATTCCTTGTGTATTTACATCAACAGACTTAGTTTTTAATGGGTTAAATGCACCCTATCGGGAAACTGATCCGGTTTCTCCAGTGAGTTATTATGGAGAGCAAAAAGTATTAGCTGAACAGGGAATGTTAGAACGATACCCCAGAACAGCAATTTGCAGAATGCCGTTAATGTTTGGGAATGTTCCTTCCCATGCAACCAGTTTTATTCAACCGTTTATTCAAGCTCTAAAAGACGGAAAAGAGTTAAAGTTATTTGTCGATGAATTTAGAACGCCCGTAAGTGGAACAACGGCAGCTAAAGGATTATTATTAGCCTTAGAAACGACTCAAGGAATTCTTCATTTAGGCGGGAAAGAACGTATTTCTCGTTATGAATTTGGCAAACTCATGGCTGAGATTTTAGAGCTTCCTGCTGATTTGATTAAACCTTGTTCTCAAGCAGAGATTAAAATGTCTGCACCCCGTCCCCCGGATGTTTCTTTAGAAAGTTCTAAAGCGTTTAATTTAGGATATCAACCCTTATCTATTCGAGAGGAATTACAACTTTTAAACCGTTGA
- a CDS encoding response regulator — protein sequence MRTVLVVEDNIINWKVFERILTRRGGLVAKHTEDVETVMQMAVNKQADLILMDVSLTNSYYDGKAVDGIKITQMLKANPETAKLPVILVTAHATTGDRENFLAQSGADDYIPKPVVDHKAFVEQIKSKLPVDD from the coding sequence ATGAGAACCGTTTTGGTGGTTGAAGACAATATTATTAATTGGAAAGTCTTTGAACGAATTTTAACAAGACGGGGTGGGTTAGTGGCTAAACACACCGAAGATGTGGAAACCGTGATGCAAATGGCGGTTAATAAACAAGCCGATCTAATTTTAATGGATGTGTCTTTAACGAATAGTTATTACGACGGGAAAGCCGTTGATGGGATTAAAATTACCCAAATGTTAAAAGCCAACCCAGAAACAGCAAAACTACCCGTTATTTTAGTCACTGCCCATGCGACAACAGGTGATCGAGAAAACTTTTTAGCCCAAAGTGGTGCTGATGATTATATTCCTAAACCTGTTGTTGATCATAAAGCCTTTGTCGAACAAATTAAATCTAAATTACCTGTAGACGATTAA
- a CDS encoding DUF262 domain-containing protein yields MSTVKIHGAEYSISKIFSDDFVFSIPAYQRPYAWGTKQAGELLEDLLEFLGEGSQPIENINPYFLGSVVLIKGDTADAQIIDGQQRLTTLTILLAALRESLSSEQAKDLNIFIYQEGNKIKRTPDIYRLSLRDKDKDFLKKYIQHEGGINKIKELNDANLIDSQKRIKENAILFLDSIEKISEERRLRLAQFIVNKCFLVVVSTPDLDSAYRIFSVLNDRGLNLTNADIFKADVIGQIPELDEQQRYSKKWEDIEEDLGRSEFEDLLSYTTTIYKKNRKAKNILEGLRQQIKEQDVCKFIDETLIPFSDSLYYIKNYAYVNNDKEVEKKINNYFKWLSRIDNSDWLPSAILYLSRYPDKPDLLLRFFSDLERLAAGLLIQQISDKDRGIRYGQLLSYIEEEKDIYDVNCPLQLKQKEQKEILDILDGNIYQQNKKACKYVLQRLDSALAEGIASYDLSNITVEHILPQNPAAKTNWLSWFPNQKQRDKYVHRLGNLVLLSRKKNNQAGNFDFQDKKEQYFTKTGVSTFAITVQVLKENVWTPQIIEKRQKELINTLKIIWRLE; encoded by the coding sequence ATGAGTACCGTAAAAATTCATGGTGCAGAATATTCTATTAGCAAAATATTTAGTGATGATTTTGTATTTAGTATTCCTGCTTATCAACGTCCTTATGCTTGGGGAACTAAGCAAGCTGGAGAATTGTTAGAAGATTTATTAGAATTTTTAGGAGAAGGTAGTCAGCCAATTGAAAATATTAACCCCTACTTTCTTGGTAGTGTTGTATTAATCAAAGGGGATACAGCCGATGCACAAATTATAGATGGTCAACAACGCCTTACTACTCTTACAATTTTGCTAGCAGCTTTGCGAGAGTCTCTCTCTTCAGAACAAGCTAAAGATTTGAATATATTTATTTATCAAGAAGGTAATAAAATTAAAAGGACTCCTGATATTTACCGTCTTAGCTTACGAGATAAAGACAAAGATTTTTTAAAAAAATATATTCAACATGAAGGAGGAATTAACAAAATTAAAGAATTAAATGATGCAAATTTAATTGATAGTCAAAAACGAATTAAAGAAAATGCTATTTTATTTTTAGATTCTATTGAAAAGATTTCAGAAGAACGGCGATTACGCCTGGCTCAGTTTATTGTTAACAAATGCTTTCTAGTTGTAGTTTCCACTCCAGATCTTGACTCAGCGTATCGAATATTTTCTGTTTTAAATGATCGAGGGTTAAATCTCACAAACGCAGATATTTTTAAAGCAGATGTGATTGGTCAAATACCAGAACTAGATGAGCAACAACGCTATAGTAAAAAATGGGAAGATATTGAAGAAGATTTAGGTCGGAGTGAATTTGAAGATTTATTAAGTTATACCACCACCATATATAAAAAAAATAGAAAAGCAAAAAATATTCTTGAGGGATTGCGTCAGCAAATTAAAGAGCAGGATGTTTGTAAATTTATTGATGAGACTTTAATTCCATTTTCTGATTCTTTATATTATATAAAAAATTATGCTTATGTAAATAACGATAAAGAGGTAGAGAAAAAAATTAATAATTATTTTAAATGGCTATCTCGAATAGATAATTCTGATTGGTTGCCATCAGCTATTTTGTATTTATCTCGTTATCCCGATAAACCCGACTTACTCTTACGTTTCTTTTCAGATTTAGAACGCCTTGCAGCAGGGCTTCTGATTCAGCAAATATCCGATAAAGATCGTGGAATTCGCTACGGGCAATTACTAAGTTATATAGAGGAAGAGAAGGACATATATGACGTAAATTGCCCACTTCAGCTTAAACAAAAGGAGCAAAAAGAAATACTAGATATTTTGGATGGTAATATTTACCAGCAAAATAAAAAAGCGTGTAAATACGTTTTACAACGATTAGATTCTGCTCTTGCGGAAGGAATAGCATCATACGATCTCTCTAATATTACAGTAGAACATATTTTACCTCAAAATCCTGCTGCTAAAACTAATTGGTTAAGTTGGTTCCCTAATCAAAAGCAACGTGACAAGTATGTTCATCGGTTGGGTAACTTAGTTTTGCTTTCCCGAAAAAAAAATAATCAGGCAGGTAATTTTGATTTTCAGGATAAAAAAGAACAATATTTTACAAAAACAGGGGTTTCAACATTTGCAATAACTGTACAGGTTCTTAAAGAAAATGTTTGGACTCCTCAAATTATTGAAAAACGTCAAAAAGAATTGATTAATACTTTAAAAATAATTTGGCGATTAGAATAA